A genomic window from Nicotiana sylvestris chromosome 11, ASM39365v2, whole genome shotgun sequence includes:
- the LOC104231073 gene encoding protein SOSEKI 5 — protein MAVSSRSVRATELLQMPKKWKDRETSPERTKVWTETPNHKPKTERKLPVVYYLTRNGQLEHPHFMEVPLSSPDGLYLRDVINRLNFLRGKGMASLYSWSAKRSYRNGFVWHDLSEHDFIFPAHGQEYVLKGSELVDGAITIASQSEEVEFSSSKTPVPEVRKIGEDREFPAVSRRRNQSWCSADFHEYRVYKAESSEDSTGKAAADASTQTDDRRHRRREIGIVEEEEEERDSGQSQSTELSRGEISPPPSDSSPETLETLMKADGRVIVRSETVNEDQTANNNQSSNGKGSSRASSVFMQLLSCGSMSFKDCGPGYYGKDHGLSLISHYKSRLPRGPGLNQVEKDAENTTVEYQGIIERVKLEDKEYFSGSLIETKKDEYPALKRSSSFNADRSSKLELREKEIDEVKARCIPRRPKNQSTRKEGSSNLSCSSSASISSSSSSQHGSKRVVVQPQV, from the exons ATGGCGGTTTCGTCGAGATCAGTTAGAGCAACGGAGCTACTTCAAATGCCTAAGAAATGGAAAGATAGAGAAACTAGCCCTGAACGTACCAAAGTTTGGACTgaaactccaaatcataaacccAAAACCGAACGCAAGCTGCCCGTTGTTTACTATCTCACGAGAAACGGCCAACTCGAACATCCCCATTTCATGGAAGTTCCTCTTTCTTCCCCTGACGGCCTTTATCTTCGAG ATGTGATTAACCGCTTGAATTTTCTCCGAGGAAAAGGCATGGCTTCTCTGTATTCCTGGTCAGCCAAAAG AAGCTACAGAAATGGATTTGTGTGGCATGATTTGTCGGAGCACGATTTTATATTTCCAGCACACGGTCAAGAGTATGTTCTCAAAGGCTCAGAACTTGTCGACGGTGCAATTACAATTGCATCTCAATCGGAAGAAGTAGAATTCTCCAGTTCGAAAACTCCGGTGCCGGAAGTGAGAAAAATTGGCGAAGATCGTGAATTCCCGGCGGTTTCACGGCGGCGGAACCAGTCGTGGTGTTCTGCTGATTTCCACGAGTACAGAGTGTATAAGGCAGAGTCTAGCGAGGATTCCACGGGAAAAGCCGCCGCCGATGCGTCAACTCAAACCGACGACCGCCGTCACCGGCGAAGAGAAATCGGAatcgtcgaagaagaagaagaagagagagattCCGGTCAAAGCCAGTCAACGGAGCTGAGCCGAGGAGAAATTTCTCCACCACCATCTGATTCAAGCCCTGAAACACTCGAAACGTTGATGAAAGCCGACGGTAGAGTAATCGTACGATCAGAAACAGTCAACGAAGATCAAACGGCTAACAATAATCAATCATCAAATGGAAAGGGCAGCAGCAGAGCATCTTCCGTGTTCATGCAATTATTATCGTGTGGGTCAATGTCCTTCAAAGATTGTGGGCCCGGATATTATGGGAAAGATCATGGGCTTTCCTTGATTTCACACTACAAATCAAGGTTGCCACGTGGACCGGGATTGAATCAGGTGGAGAAGGATGCAGAGAATACTACGGTGGAGTATCAAGGAATCATAGAACGAGTTAAGCTAGAGGATAAGGAGTACTTTAGTGGAAGCTTAATAGAGACAAAGAAGGACGAATATCCAGCTCTGAAGAGATCTTCTTCATTTAATGCAGATCG GAGCTCAAAGTTGGAACTGAGGGAGAAAGAGATAGATGAAGTGAAAGCAAGATGCATTCCAAGAAGGCCAAAGAATCAATCCACCAGAAAGGAAGGAAGCAGTAACTTGTCTTGCAGTAGCAGTGCTAGTATTTCAAGTAGTAGCAGTAGCCAACATGGTAGCAAAAGAGTAGTGGTTCAACCCCAAGTCTAG